In the Elioraea tepida genome, one interval contains:
- a CDS encoding 50S ribosomal protein L11 methyltransferase — MSAPPLPRLAVTVPEHAVPAFAAAFETACEGVAFFRSHDQGHPTGPDWTVEGLLTDPAARARLAGALALAAAASGIAPPDVREDSVEAEGWLARTRDAFPPQPIGRRFLIRGTHDAGVTMPGRIALTIDAGLAFGSGEHATTRGCLMALERLPRPRGPVADVGTGSGILALAAAALWHVRAVGVEIEPWAARVGAENARMNRLNRRVMIVHGNGLAAPALRRHAPYGLVLANILARPLCAMAVDVARNLRRGGHAVLSGLLVEQAPMVLAAYRRVGFALAGRIALGHWATLILKRR, encoded by the coding sequence ATGAGCGCTCCCCCTCTGCCGCGTCTTGCCGTCACGGTGCCGGAGCACGCCGTCCCCGCCTTCGCCGCCGCCTTCGAAACCGCCTGCGAAGGGGTCGCGTTCTTCCGAAGCCATGACCAGGGCCATCCCACTGGCCCCGACTGGACCGTCGAGGGGTTGCTGACCGATCCCGCTGCCCGGGCGAGGCTTGCGGGTGCTCTTGCGCTCGCCGCCGCCGCCTCCGGAATCGCGCCGCCCGATGTGCGCGAGGACAGTGTCGAGGCGGAGGGGTGGCTTGCCCGCACCCGCGATGCCTTCCCGCCGCAGCCGATCGGCCGTCGCTTCCTGATCCGCGGCACGCACGACGCAGGCGTGACGATGCCGGGGCGGATCGCTCTTACCATCGACGCTGGCCTCGCCTTCGGCTCGGGCGAGCATGCGACGACGCGCGGCTGCCTGATGGCGCTCGAGCGTCTGCCCCGGCCGCGCGGCCCGGTGGCTGATGTCGGCACCGGCTCGGGGATACTTGCCCTTGCCGCCGCCGCTCTCTGGCATGTGCGGGCGGTCGGGGTCGAGATCGAGCCCTGGGCGGCTCGGGTCGGGGCCGAGAACGCCCGGATGAACCGCCTGAATCGGCGGGTGATGATCGTGCACGGGAACGGCTTGGCCGCGCCCGCGCTGCGGCGGCACGCGCCGTACGGGCTTGTGCTCGCCAACATCCTCGCCCGGCCGCTCTGTGCGATGGCGGTAGATGTCGCGCGCAACCTCAGGCGCGGCGGCCACGCCGTCCTCTCCGGCCTCTTGGTCGAGCAGGCGCCGATGGTGCTCGCCGCCTATCGCCGCGTCGGTTTCGCCCTCGCTGGACGGATCGCGCTCGGCCACTGGGCAACGCTGATCCTCAAGAGGCGCTGA
- a CDS encoding ATP-dependent helicase, translated as MDAYPYLARLNPEQREAVETLEGPLLVLAGAGTGKTRVLTARFAHILLTGRAAPGEVLAVTFTNKAAREMRERVAAMIGRPVEGLWLGTFHALCVRLLRRHAERVGLRSSFTILDTDDQLRLLKQVMEAAGIDQKRWPPQGLMAVIQRWKDRGLTPEGITPAEDSDFAPGRARSLYADYQARLLSLNACDFGDLLLHTVTLLQRQPEVLAECQRRFRYLLVDEYQDTNTVQYLWLRLLAQAHRNICCVGDDDQSIYSWRGAEVENILRFERDFPGARIVRLERNYRSTRPILAAASALIAQNEGRLGKTLRPGRDDAEGDKIEVHALWDSEEEARMVAGRIEALRREGHAAGEIAVLVRTGAQTRAFEERLILLGIPYRVVGGPRFYERAEIRDALAYMRLLASPADDLAFERIVNTPRRGVGDGALRAITSHARAEKLPLSLAAEALLGTDLLKGRARPALAEFFRDLSRWRAMLDREGHVATVAAMLDESGYTEMWRKDPSPEAPGRLDNLRELLRAIADFETLEGFLEHVALVTENDEASDGDRVTLMTLHAAKGLEFDTVFLPGWEEGLFPNQRALDDGGQKALEEERRLAYVGLTRARRRAIISWAANRRLYANWQAAIPSRFLAELPEAEVERVAAPGLAGRPPQDAPSVFPAIGFGGARRGRVIEAGAWEVAERPARPDPFAVGERVFHQKFGYGTVRSVEDDKLEVEFATGLKRLLDRFVERA; from the coding sequence ATGGACGCCTATCCCTATCTCGCGCGGCTGAACCCCGAACAGCGCGAGGCCGTCGAGACGCTCGAGGGCCCGCTCCTTGTCCTTGCCGGCGCCGGCACGGGCAAGACGCGCGTGCTCACCGCACGCTTCGCCCACATTCTGCTCACCGGCCGCGCCGCGCCGGGCGAGGTGCTCGCCGTCACCTTCACCAACAAGGCGGCGCGCGAGATGCGCGAGCGTGTGGCGGCGATGATCGGCCGCCCCGTCGAGGGGCTCTGGCTCGGCACCTTCCACGCCCTCTGCGTGCGGCTTCTGCGACGCCATGCCGAGCGTGTGGGGCTGCGCTCAAGCTTCACCATCCTCGACACCGACGACCAGCTCCGCCTCCTCAAGCAGGTGATGGAGGCGGCCGGGATCGACCAGAAGCGCTGGCCGCCGCAGGGGCTGATGGCGGTGATCCAGCGCTGGAAGGACCGCGGCCTCACGCCCGAGGGCATCACCCCCGCCGAGGACAGTGACTTCGCCCCGGGCCGCGCCCGCTCGCTCTATGCCGACTACCAGGCGAGGCTTCTTTCGCTCAACGCCTGCGACTTCGGCGACCTGCTTCTGCACACCGTCACGCTCCTGCAACGTCAGCCGGAGGTGCTCGCCGAGTGCCAGCGACGCTTCCGCTATCTCCTGGTCGACGAGTACCAGGACACCAACACGGTTCAGTATCTCTGGCTCAGGCTGCTCGCCCAAGCGCACCGCAACATCTGCTGTGTCGGCGACGACGACCAGTCGATCTATTCCTGGCGCGGGGCGGAGGTGGAGAACATCCTCAGGTTCGAGCGCGACTTTCCTGGAGCCCGCATCGTCCGGCTCGAGCGCAACTACCGCTCGACCAGGCCGATCCTCGCCGCTGCCTCGGCGCTCATCGCGCAGAACGAGGGCCGGCTCGGCAAGACGCTTCGCCCCGGCCGCGACGATGCCGAGGGCGACAAGATCGAGGTGCATGCGCTGTGGGACAGCGAGGAGGAGGCCCGCATGGTGGCCGGGCGGATCGAGGCGCTTCGCCGCGAGGGCCACGCGGCCGGCGAGATTGCCGTTCTCGTGCGCACAGGCGCGCAGACTCGTGCCTTCGAGGAGCGTCTGATCCTGCTCGGCATCCCCTACCGCGTGGTCGGGGGCCCGCGCTTCTACGAGCGCGCCGAGATCCGCGACGCGCTCGCCTACATGCGCCTGCTCGCGAGCCCTGCCGACGACCTCGCCTTCGAGCGGATCGTCAACACCCCGCGCCGCGGCGTCGGCGACGGCGCCCTGCGCGCGATCACGTCGCATGCGCGTGCCGAGAAGCTGCCGCTGTCGCTCGCCGCCGAGGCGCTCCTCGGCACCGATCTCCTCAAAGGACGGGCGCGGCCGGCGCTCGCCGAGTTCTTCCGCGACCTCTCGCGCTGGCGGGCGATGCTCGACCGCGAGGGGCATGTCGCCACCGTCGCGGCGATGCTGGACGAGAGCGGCTATACCGAGATGTGGCGCAAGGACCCGTCTCCGGAGGCGCCCGGGCGGCTCGACAACCTGCGCGAGCTTCTGCGCGCCATCGCCGATTTCGAGACGCTCGAGGGGTTTCTCGAGCACGTCGCTCTCGTGACGGAGAACGACGAGGCGTCGGACGGTGACCGGGTGACGCTGATGACGCTGCACGCCGCGAAGGGGCTCGAGTTCGACACAGTGTTCCTGCCCGGCTGGGAGGAGGGGCTGTTTCCGAACCAGCGTGCTCTCGACGACGGGGGGCAGAAGGCGCTCGAGGAGGAGCGCCGACTCGCCTATGTCGGGCTCACCCGCGCCCGGCGACGCGCGATCATCTCCTGGGCCGCGAACCGGCGGCTCTATGCAAACTGGCAGGCGGCGATCCCCTCACGCTTCCTCGCCGAGCTGCCCGAGGCGGAGGTCGAGCGTGTGGCCGCGCCCGGGCTTGCGGGCCGCCCGCCTCAGGACGCCCCCTCCGTCTTCCCCGCGATCGGCTTCGGCGGTGCCCGACGCGGCCGGGTGATCGAGGCCGGTGCGTGGGAGGTGGCGGAGCGGCCGGCGAGACCCGACCCTTTCGCCGTCGGCGAACGCGTGTTCCACCAGAAGTTCGGCTACGGGACAGTGCGATCGGTCGAGGACGACAAGCTCGAGGTCGAGTTCGCGACTGGCCTCAAGCGCCTGCTTGACCGGTTCGTGGAGCGGGCATGA
- a CDS encoding pentapeptide repeat-containing protein: protein MHTLPVLVAALLTFSAGLSLAACTSAPEPGVDWRRCLLDRRDFAGADLTGAVLRDASLQRANLTGTKLVRVEGQDARFVSAAMRGADLSGSNFRSADFTRADLREAKLKETDLRQARFFGADLRGADLTGANLAGVDLNNARLGGARWLDGERVCAEGSIGVCQ from the coding sequence ATGCACACGCTACCGGTCCTGGTCGCGGCGCTGCTCACCTTCAGCGCCGGCCTCTCCCTCGCTGCCTGCACCTCCGCTCCCGAACCGGGCGTGGATTGGCGCCGCTGCCTCCTCGACCGGCGCGACTTCGCAGGCGCCGACCTCACCGGAGCGGTGCTGCGTGACGCCTCGCTGCAGCGGGCGAACCTCACCGGCACCAAGCTCGTCCGCGTCGAAGGGCAGGATGCCCGTTTCGTTTCCGCAGCGATGCGCGGCGCCGACCTCTCCGGGTCGAACTTCCGTTCCGCCGATTTCACCCGTGCCGATCTGCGCGAGGCGAAGCTGAAGGAGACCGATCTGCGCCAGGCGCGCTTCTTCGGCGCCGACCTGCGCGGCGCGGATCTGACCGGGGCCAATCTCGCCGGCGTCGATCTCAACAACGCCCGGCTCGGCGGGGCGCGCTGGCTCGACGGCGAGCGCGTCTGCGCCGAGGGCTCGATCGGCGTCTGCCAGTAG
- the metF gene encoding methylenetetrahydrofolate reductase gives MLHTPMANPSESVLARWAAGPRFSAPPARPDGLAPPKLSFEFFPPKTEALEAQLWTCIRRLEPLRPRFVSVTYGAGGSTRERTHATVARIARETSLTPAAHLTCVGASRAEVDQVARAYWDAGVRHIVALRGDPPAGTARYEPHPEGYAYAADLVAGLRAIAPFEISVAAYPEGHPAALSPEADLDNLKRKIDAGATRAITQYFFEADVYLRFLDRCVAAGITVPIVPGILPVTNFAQVLKFSAMCGATVPAWLAHLFEGLDDDPETRRMVAAVAAAELVRLLQAAGIDEFHFYTLNRPDLTYAIAHILGVRPKASEAVTTAAA, from the coding sequence ATGCTGCACACGCCCATGGCCAACCCGTCCGAGTCGGTGCTTGCCCGCTGGGCGGCGGGGCCGCGCTTTTCGGCCCCTCCGGCGCGGCCGGACGGGCTTGCGCCGCCGAAACTCTCGTTCGAGTTCTTCCCGCCGAAGACCGAGGCGCTCGAGGCCCAGCTCTGGACCTGCATCCGACGGCTCGAGCCGCTCAGGCCGCGCTTCGTGTCCGTCACCTATGGCGCGGGCGGCTCGACCCGGGAGCGCACGCACGCCACGGTGGCGCGGATCGCCCGCGAGACCTCGCTCACCCCGGCCGCGCACCTGACCTGTGTCGGGGCCTCGCGCGCCGAGGTCGATCAGGTGGCCCGAGCGTATTGGGACGCGGGCGTGCGCCACATCGTCGCCCTCCGGGGCGACCCGCCCGCCGGCACGGCGCGCTACGAGCCCCACCCCGAAGGCTACGCCTACGCCGCCGATCTCGTGGCCGGGCTTCGCGCCATCGCGCCGTTCGAGATCTCGGTCGCCGCCTATCCGGAGGGTCATCCGGCCGCGCTTTCGCCGGAGGCCGACCTCGACAACCTCAAGCGGAAGATCGACGCCGGCGCGACCAGGGCGATCACCCAGTACTTCTTCGAGGCGGATGTCTATCTCCGCTTCCTCGACCGCTGTGTCGCCGCCGGCATCACCGTCCCGATCGTTCCCGGCATCCTGCCGGTGACCAATTTCGCCCAGGTGCTGAAGTTCAGCGCGATGTGCGGCGCGACCGTCCCGGCCTGGCTCGCCCACCTGTTCGAAGGCCTCGACGATGACCCGGAGACGCGGCGCATGGTCGCCGCCGTCGCCGCGGCCGAGCTGGTTCGCCTGCTCCAGGCGGCTGGGATCGACGAGTTCCACTTCTACACCCTCAATCGCCCCGACCTGACCTACGCGATCGCCCACATCCTCGGCGTCCGGCCGAAGGCGTCGGAGGCCGTCACGACGGCTGCGGCCTGA
- a CDS encoding MlaA family lipoprotein, producing the protein MTSRLPLRAAAALGMLALLAACTTPPPASDPEARAEYFETNDPWEPTNRVLFFVNDGIDTLLLRPAAEAYRIFVPPPIRAGIGNVIDNLLLPRSALNSLMQGNTTLAGQNAARFVINSTLGVGGIIDLASDMGIEGRFEDFGQTLAIWAGTTNGGPYLVLPVLGPSNLRDTFGRAMDMVTDPFTYILSPDARLVRTGVSVVDTREQLIEPLDALRASSLDYYAATRSAYIQQRERDIRNEGRVQRRFFNWEGEIRVGPQR; encoded by the coding sequence GTGACCAGTCGCCTGCCCCTGAGAGCCGCCGCAGCGCTCGGCATGCTCGCCCTGCTCGCCGCATGCACCACGCCTCCCCCCGCCTCGGACCCGGAGGCGCGAGCAGAGTATTTCGAGACGAACGACCCGTGGGAGCCGACCAACCGGGTTCTCTTCTTCGTCAACGACGGGATCGACACGTTGCTCCTCCGCCCGGCGGCCGAGGCCTACCGGATCTTCGTCCCCCCACCCATCCGCGCAGGGATCGGCAACGTGATCGACAACCTGTTGCTGCCGCGCAGCGCGCTGAACAGCCTGATGCAGGGCAACACGACGCTTGCCGGCCAGAACGCGGCCCGCTTCGTGATCAACAGCACGCTCGGTGTCGGCGGCATCATCGATCTCGCCTCCGACATGGGGATCGAGGGACGGTTCGAGGATTTCGGCCAGACCCTCGCCATCTGGGCCGGAACCACCAATGGCGGGCCCTATCTCGTTCTTCCCGTGCTCGGCCCGTCCAACCTGCGCGACACGTTCGGCCGGGCAATGGACATGGTCACCGACCCCTTCACCTACATCCTGAGCCCTGATGCGAGGCTCGTGCGCACGGGCGTGTCGGTCGTCGACACCCGCGAGCAGCTGATCGAGCCGCTCGATGCGCTGAGGGCCTCCAGCCTCGACTACTACGCCGCAACGCGCAGCGCCTACATTCAGCAGCGCGAGCGCGACATCCGCAACGAGGGGCGGGTGCAGCGGCGCTTCTTCAACTGGGAGGGGGAGATCCGGGTCGGCCCGCAGCGATGA
- a CDS encoding MlaC/ttg2D family ABC transporter substrate-binding protein, which translates to MRRRLFSACLVSLPFAAAAPLAAAADLPSRAAGFIEARGAEVIAVINGPGTLEEKRERVAAILREAVDVRGVAQFVLGRHWRTATAPQRDAYLALFEELLVRTLSSRFGELNGASFTVSRAQMVSEDEAVVSTVVTRPNTPAVTLDWRVADIGGKPKIVDLVAEGTSLRITQRSEYSAVVQRSGGVDGLLNAMRQQLAQLEQQALPR; encoded by the coding sequence ATGAGGCGTCGCCTGTTCTCCGCCTGCCTCGTCTCCCTGCCGTTCGCGGCCGCCGCACCGCTTGCGGCCGCGGCCGACCTTCCCTCCCGCGCGGCTGGGTTCATCGAGGCGCGCGGGGCGGAGGTGATCGCTGTGATCAACGGACCGGGCACCCTGGAGGAGAAACGCGAGCGGGTGGCTGCGATCCTGCGCGAGGCGGTCGATGTCCGCGGGGTCGCCCAGTTCGTGCTCGGCCGGCACTGGCGCACCGCGACGGCGCCGCAGCGTGACGCCTATCTCGCCCTGTTCGAGGAACTGCTCGTGCGCACCCTGTCCTCACGCTTCGGCGAGCTCAACGGCGCGAGCTTCACCGTGTCGCGCGCGCAGATGGTCTCCGAGGACGAGGCGGTTGTCTCGACCGTGGTGACGCGGCCGAACACCCCGGCGGTGACGCTCGATTGGCGCGTCGCGGATATCGGGGGCAAGCCGAAGATCGTCGACCTCGTTGCCGAAGGCACGAGCCTCAGGATCACCCAACGCTCCGAATATTCCGCCGTCGTGCAGCGCAGCGGCGGCGTGGACGGGCTGCTCAACGCCATGCGCCAACAGCTCGCCCAGCTCGAGCAGCAGGCCCTGCCCCGCTGA